The following are from one region of the Camelus dromedarius isolate mCamDro1 chromosome 34, mCamDro1.pat, whole genome shotgun sequence genome:
- the LOC105094486 gene encoding olfactory receptor 8G1, whose amino-acid sequence MTEGNHSTVTEFILAGLTEQPELQLPLFFLFLGIYVVAVVGNLGMITLVGLSSHLHTPMYCFLSSLSFIDVCHSTVITPKMLGNFVTKKNTISYPECMTQLYFFLVFAVSECFMLAAMAYDRYVAICNPLLYNVIMSHQACFSLILGVYIIALVCAFSHTGCMLRVHFCKLDVINHYFCDLLPLLKLSCSSTYVNELLILCFGALNIFVPILTILSSYIFIIASILRIRSKEGRSKAFSTCSSHMLAVVIFFGSAAFMYLQPSSVSSMDQGKVSSVFYTIIVPMLNPLIYSLRNKDVNVALKKVLERRIFL is encoded by the coding sequence ATGACAGAAGGAAATCATTCCACAGTGACTGAGTTCATCCTCGCTGGACTAACAGAACAGCCAGAACTCCAGCtgcccctcttcttccttttcctgggaATCTATGTGGTCGCGGTGGTGGGGAACCTGGGCATGATCACACTGGTTGGGCTCAGTTCTCACCTGCACACCCCCATGTACTGTTTCCTCAGTAGCTTGTCCTTCATTGATGTCTGTCATTCCACCGTCATTACCCCCAAAATGCTGGGGAACTTTGTGACAAAGAAGAATACCATCTCCTACCCTGAATGCATGACCCAGCtctatttcttccttgtttttgcCGTCTCGGAGTGTTTCATGCTGGCTGcgatggcctatgaccgctacgtTGCCATCTGTAACCCCTTGCTTTATAACGTCATCATGTCCCATCAGGCCTGTTTCTCTCTGATTTTGGGAGTGTATATTATAGCCTTGGTGTGTGCATTCTCTCATACAGGCTGCATGCTTAGGGTTCACTTCTGCAAACTTGATGTGATCAACCATTACTTCTGTGATCTTCTTCCCCTCCTAAAGCTCTCCTGCTCTAGCACCTATGTCAATGAACTACTCATTCTATGTTTTGGAGCCCTTAACATCTTTGTCCCCATCCTGACCATCCTCAGCTCCTACATCTTCATCATTGCCAGCATCCTCCGCATCCGCTCCAAGGAAGGCAGATCCAAAGCCTTCAGCACGTGCAGCTCCCATATGTTGGCAGTTGTGATCTTTTTTGGATCTGCTGCATTCATGTACCTGCAGCCATCCTCAGTCAGTTCCATGGACCAAGGGAAAGTGTCCTCTGTGTTTTATACCATTATTGTGCCCATGCTGAATCCCCTGATCTATAGCCTTCGGAATAAAGATGTCAATGTTGCCCTAAAGAAAGTGCTAGAAAGAAGAATATTCTTGTGA
- the LOC105094485 gene encoding olfactory receptor 10D1B has protein sequence MRNASVVTAFILLGIPHTHGLEATLFVLFLSFYVLTLIGNLLILLAIVSSSRLHTPMYFFLCKLSVCDIFFPSVSSPKMLFYLSGNSRAVSYAGCVSQLFFYHFLGCTECFLYTVMAYDRFVAVCHPLRYTIIMSHRACAILAMGTSLFGCVQATFLTTLTFQLPYCGPNEVDYYFCDIPVMLKLACADTSALEMVGLISVGLMPLTCFLLILTSYCRIVYSILQIRSAEGRRRTFSTCSAHLTAILLSFMPVVLIYLQPTPNPWLNATVQVLNNLVTPMLNPLIYSLRNKEVKYSLRKLLQHLAFLPKK, from the coding sequence ATGAGGAATGCCTCGGTGGTGACCGCGTTTATTCTGCTGGGCATCCCGCACACACACGGCCTGGAGGCCACGCTCTTTGTCCTGTTTCTGTCCTTCTACGTCCTCACGCTTATAGGCAACCTGCTCATCCTACTGGCGATTGTCTCCTCCTCTCGGcttcacacccccatgtacttcttcctgtgTAAACTCTCTGTGTGTGACATATTTTTTCCTTCCGTGAGTTCCCCCAAGATGCTCTTCTACCTCTCAGGGAACAGCCGAGCCGTCTCCTATGCAGGCTGCGTGTCCCAGCTCTTCTTCTACCATTTCCTGGGCTGCACAGAGTGCTTCCTGTACACGGTGATGGCTTACGACCGCTTTGTGGCCGTATGTCACCCTCTGCGCTACACGATAATCATGAGTCACAGAGCGTGTGCCATCCTGGCCATGGGGACCTCACTTTTTGGCTGCGTTCAGGCCACCTTTCTAACTACTCTCACCTTCCAGCTGCCCTACTGCGGCCCCAACGAGGTGGACTATTACTTCTGTGACATCCCAGTGATGCTGAAGCTGGCTTGTGCAGACACCTCGGCCCTGGAGATGGTGGGGCTCATCAGTGTGGGCCTCATGCCCCTCACctgcttcctcctcatcctcacctCCTACTGTCGCATCGTCTACTCCATCCTGCAGATCCGCTCTGCAGAGGGCCGGCGACGCACCTTCTCCACCTGCAGTGCCCACCTCACTGCCATCCTTCTCTCTTTTATGCCAGTGGTTCTCATCTACCTGCAGCCTACCCCTAACCCCTGGCTTAATGCAACTGTTCAGGTTCTGAATAACCTGGTCACCCCCATGCTGAACCCCTTAATCTACAGCCTGAGAAATAAGGAAGTGAAATACTCTCTGAGGAAGCTGCTACAGCACCTGGCCTTCCTTCCTAAGAAGTGA